From Apium graveolens cultivar Ventura chromosome 9, ASM990537v1, whole genome shotgun sequence, the proteins below share one genomic window:
- the LOC141685909 gene encoding uncharacterized protein LOC141685909 has translation MSCFYGYPERAKRRDSWSLIRRLSGLDSLPWLIMGDFNDLMYESDKQGNVPHPNYLLNGFRETITDRHLSEIDLCGGNFTWEKSRGSTNWVGEKLDRGFASSSWWTKFPLCNLRVIQTSHSDHDPINLVLLKVDISKQKFQFRFENMWLKESSFVAEVTEAWKNIPAYHLLPKLIEVSSFMDKWGRKFFHKFREKVKEQKRIMDDLVDRLDDDSMQAYRTAKGNLNDLLYQEEAYWKQRAKMFWLTEGDENTMFFHSSASARKKLNHIDHLFDNNGVCIKDQEGMADIIFNHFSNLFTGVMAEDDFEHMECPRQVTDEHNAQLVEDLTFGEFTLAVK, from the coding sequence ATGTCCTGTTTTTATGGCTATCCAGAGAGGGCGAAGAGAAGGGATTCGTGGAGTTTGATTAGGAGATTATCTGGATTAGATTCTTTACCGTGGCTAATCATGGGTGATTTTAATGACCTGATGTATGAATCAGATAAACAAGGGAATGTACCTCATCCGAACTATTTGTTGAATGGTTTCAGGGAGACTATTACAGACCGTCATCTTTCGGAGATAGATCTTTGTGGTGGTAACTTTACTTGGGAGAAGAGCAGAGGTTCCACTAACTGGGTTGGAGAGAAGCTTGACAGGGGTTTTGCTTCTTCAAGCTGGTGGACTAAATTTCCATTATGCAATCTCAGAGTGATTCAAACCTCTCATTCAGATCATGATCCGATTAACTTAGTGCTGTTAAAGGTGGACATCAGTAAACAAAAATTTCAATTTCGTTTCGAAAATATGTGGCTCAAGGAGAGTAGTTTTGTTGCTGAAGTAACGGAAGCATGGAAGAATATCCCTGCGTATCATTTGCTTCCCAAGTTGATAGAAGTATCTTCGTTTATGGACAAATGGGGTCGTAAATTCTTTCATAAATTCAGGGAGAAAGTCAAAGAACAAAAGAGAATCATGGATGATCTGGTGGACAGGCTAGATGATGATAGTATGCAAGCTTACCGTACTGCTAAAGGTAATCTTAATGATCTTTTATACCAGGAAGAAGCGTATTGGAAACAGAGAGCGAAGATGTTTTGGCTAACGGAGGGGGATGAAAATACCATGTTCTTTCATTCGAGTGCTTCTGCAAGGAAAAAGTTGAATCACATTGATCATTTGTTTGATAACAATGGAGTATGCATTAAAGACCAGGAAGGTATGGCAGATATTATTTTTAACCATTTTTCGAACCTATTCACAGGGGTTATGGCTGAAGATGATTTTGAACATATGGAATGCCCTCGACAAGTCACAGATGAACATAATGCACAACTGGTGGAGGATTTGACCTTTGGGGAATTTACGTTAGCAGTTAAATAG
- the LOC141683421 gene encoding uncharacterized protein LOC141683421, with the protein MASTSDLEMQLAGLDIDDEENEQLVFDEEIEEEINRFELCLVGRFLTEKSINVRVMKTKLADIWRPAMGITIKDLKPGLFLFQFYHIDDLKWVVNGGPWSFDSALLVLNVIKPGEDPTKVALFEVDFWIQIHDLPVGYMSEAVGKQLGNFFGSFIQYDSNNNSSIWRDFLRLRVRVDVRKPLKRKKKICKKDKSEVIIHCKYEKLGDFCFIFGLLSHTERFCKKKFEGEGTEITNEWNGWLRALPRRGGGGSKSRWLRDENDGEWDKHKEQFSGESFPKNKSVTDMQLTMRGKSVNQAVISEQTGGASHFSNLKGGKFCSPTNGPEEEEMDGLLFEERKRQRSEAVKSPNEISNKVTNIESVFSQSDYTESSTTILAKLAQQQASHSK; encoded by the coding sequence ATGGCATCAACGAGTGATTTAGAAATGCAACTAGCAGGGTTGGACATTGACGATGAGGAGAATGAGCAGTTAGTTTTTGATGAAGAGATCGAGGAGGAGATTAATAGGTTTGAGTTATGCTTAGTAGGGAGGTTCCTGACAGAGAAGAGTATCAACGTAAGGGTGATGAAGACCAAGTTAGCGGATATATGGAGACCTGCTATGGGTATTACGATCAAAGATCTAAAGCCTGGATTATTTTTGTTTCAATTTTATCATATTGATGATCTTAAATGGGTCGTTAATGGGGGGCCATGGTCTTTTGATAGTGCACTTCTTGTTCTGAATGTTATCAAGCCAGGGGAAGATCCAACGAAGGTGGCATTGTTTGAAGTGGATTTTTGGATACAGATACATGATCTTCCGGTAGGCTATATGTCAGAAGCAGTTGGCAAACAGCTGGGTAATTTCTTTGGATCCTTTATTCAATACGACTCCAACAACAATTCCAGTATTTGGCGTGACTTTTTGAGATTAAGGGTACGAGTTGACGTTCGAAAACCGctgaagagaaagaaaaagataTGCAAGAAAGATAAGTCGGAAGTGATAATTCACTGTAAGTATGAAAAGCTGGGAGATTTCTGCTTTATATTTGGGCTGTTATCGCACACAGAGAGATTCTGTAAGAAGAAATTTGAAGGGGAGGGGACAGAGATTACGAATGAGTGGAATGGGTGGCTTCGAGCTCTTCCACGACGGGGTGGTGGTGGTAGTAAAAGTAGGTGGTTGCGGGATGAGAACGACGGTGAATGGGATAAGCATAAGGAGCAATTTTCGGGGGAATCGTTCCCTAAGAATAAGAGTGTTACAGATATGCAGTTGACTATGAGAGGGAAATCAGTTAATCAAGCTGTAATTTCGGAGCAGACAGGCGGGGCATCTCATTTTTCAAATTTGAAGGGAGGGAAATTCTGTAGCCCAACTAATGGGCCTGAAGAAGAGGAAATGGATGGGCTTTTATTCGAGGAAAGAAAAAGACAGAGGAGCGAAGCTGTTAAAAGCCCAAACGAGATTAGTAACAAGGTGACTAACATTGAGTCTGTATTTTCTCAATCTGATTATACAGAGTCTTCTACTACAATTTTGGCTAAGCTTGCACAGCAGCAAGCTAGCCACTCGAAATGA
- the LOC141683423 gene encoding pentatricopeptide repeat-containing protein At3g25210, mitochondrial, giving the protein MAMSVLIKRHRSTLISLFSVRLHSSAPQNPQSPINPNPNPKTRTPLEKQFETWLDKLKPGFTPLDVQHALKSQSDPDLALDIFRWTAQQRRYKHNADTYLTMLHIIVSAQRYRQAETLVEEVIAGACPGSVQLYNSVIKFCCGRKFLFNRAFDVYKKMWRSENAKPSLETYSLLLNSLLRKFNRLNVSYGYLHSVRSMNKQMKALGIIPDTFVLNLIIKAFAKCLQVDEAIRVFREMGLYGCEPNLYTYSYLIKGLCEKGRVSQGLEFFGEMREKGLVPKGSSYMILICSLAMEQRFDVGVDVVFDMLSNSMPPDFLTYKTLLEGLCREGRGDEAFQLLDEFRKRDHMMKENTYKMLLNGLHFVSRE; this is encoded by the coding sequence ATGGCAATGTCAGTACTAATCAAACGACACCGTTCAACCCTAATTTCCCTTTTCTCAGTTCGCCTTCACTCCTCCGCCCCACAAAACCCCCAATCCCCAATAAACCCTAACCCTAACCCTAAAACTCGAACCCCACTTGAAAAACAATTCGAAACATGGCTCGACAAGCTCAAACCAGGATTCACTCCGCTCGACGTCCAACACGCCTTGAAATCCCAATCAGACCCTGATCTCGCTCTTGATATCTTCCGTTGGACTGCCCAACAACGTCGTTACAAACACAATGCTGATACTTATCTCACCATGCTCCACATTATCGTTTCCGCTCAACGGTATCGTCAAGCGGAAACTTTAGTTGAGGAAGTCATTGCCGGTGCTTGCCCCGGTAGTGTTCAACTTTACAATTCGGTTATTAAGTTTTGTTGTGGTCGTAAATTTTTGTTTAATCGTGCTTTTGATGTTTATAAGAAAATGTGGAGATCGGAGAATGCTAAGCCTTCGTTAGAGACTTATTCGTTGTTGTTGAATTCTTTGTTGAGGAAGTTTAATAGGCTTAATGTTTCGTATGGTTATTTGCATAGTGTTAGGTCGATGAATAAGCAAATGAAGGCGTTAGGGATTATTCCTGATACGTTTGTTTTGAATTTGATTATTAAGGCTTTTGCTAAGTGTTTACAAGTTGATGAGGCGATTAGGGTGTTTCGTGAGATGGGGTTGTATGGGTGTGAACCGAATTTGTATACTTATAGTTATTTGATTAAGGGGTTGTGTGAGAAGGGGAGGGTTAGTCAGGGACTCGAGTTTTTTGGGGAAATGAGGGAGAAAGGGTTGGTGCCGAAAGGGAGTAGTTATATGATTTTGATTTGCAGCCTTGCGATGGAACAGAGGTTTGATGTTGGTGTTGATGTTGTGTTTGATATGTTGAGTAATTCTATGCCGCCTGATTTCTTGACGTATAAAACTCTTTTGGAAGGGTTATGTAGGGAGGGAAGGGGTGATGAAGCTTTTCAACTTCTTGATGAGTTTAGGAAGAGGGATCATATGATGAAGGAGAATACTTACAAAATGTTGTTGAATGGATTGCATTTTGTAAGTCGAGAATAG